GCAGCGCCTTGTCGTCCTCCGTCAGCCGATGCCGCATCGCCGCCAGGCCGTCCGGAAACCCGCAGCGCCGGTCCCATTCGGTGACGGGCACCGATGCTTCGGGCACGCCCGCGAACACGGTGATGACCGTGCTGCCCGGATAGGCGGCCAGCAGCGCCCCGCATCCGGCGACCGCGTCGTCCAGATGCGGCGAGACGGCCGCGATATTCCCGGGTTCATCGATGCACTTCACCTCTGCCTCCCCGCCGCTGGGCGTCACCGCGCCCCCGGCGTCCTCAAAACCTCAGCAAGCATCCTTCCAGCGCATCCGCGATATCGCTCGATTCAAGGGGCGGCGCCCACGCGCTCCGTGGGCGGGGCTTCCGCCCGGTCCGCCGGCGCCGCGCCCTTGAGCGGAAAGCGCGAGGCGTTTCGAGGGTGGGCCTCGGCCAGCCGGCGGAAGTAACGGATAGTGTGGCGCAGTCCTTCGTCCACCGGCACGCACGGCGCCCAGCCCAGTTCACGCGCGGCCAGGCTGATGTCCGGACACCGCTGCGTAGGGTCGTCGGCGGGCAGCGGCTTGAATTCCATGGGGACGTCGGTGCCGGCAAGCCGCTGGATGCGCTGCGCGATCTCCAGCACCGTCAGCTCTTCCGGGTTGCCCAGGTTCACCGGTCCGGTGAAATCCTCCGGGCTTTCCATCAGCCGTTCCAGCGCATCGACCATATCGTCCACATAGCAGAAGGCGCGGGTTTGCGTACCGTCGCCGTAGATGGTGATGGGCTTGCCCTGCAGCGCCTGCAGGATGAAGTTCGAAACCACGCGGCCGTCGTCGGGCGCCATATTCGGCCCATAGGTGTTGAAGATGCGCGCAACCTTGATCTTCACGCCATACATGCGCGCGTAGTCATTGAACAGCGTCTCGGCGCATCGCTTGCCCTCGTCGTAGCAGGCCCGGATGCCGATGGGGTTGACATGGCCCCAGTAGCTTTCGCGCTGAGGATGCACTTGCGGATCGCCATAGACCTCGCTGGTGGACGCCTGCAGGATGCGCGCGCCGGTCTTGCGCGCAAGCTCCAGCATGTTCAGCGCGCCCACCACGCAGGTGCGCAGGGTGTGCACCGGCTGCGTCTGATAGTGGATGGGCGAGGCGGGGCAGGCCAGGTTGTAGATGCGGTCCACCTCCGCGTGGAACGAATCCACCACGTCATGGGTGACGAGCGTGAATCGCGGATGCGCCTGCAGCGGCTCGACGTGCTGCACCTGCCCGGTATAGAAGTTGTCCAGGCAGATCACGGTATGGCCTTTGTCCAGCAGCCGCTTGCACAGGTGCGAGCCGATGAATCCGGCGCCGCCCGTCACGAGCACGCGCAAGGGTCGAGGAAATGCTTGGGTCATTCTTGGTCTCCCATCAGCCTGGAAAACAGCGCCTGCCAATCCGCAATGAAGCGGTCCATGCCATAGCGTTCCAACGCGGTCTTGCGCGCCTCGGCGCCCCATGCCGCAGCGAGCCCGGGGTCCGCGATCAGTTCCTGCATCACCGCGATCAACCGATCCGGATCGGTATCGATGTAGCCGTTGCGCCCGTTGACGATGACGCGCGCCAGCTCGGTCGCGGCAAAGCCCACCACCGGCACGCCGGCCATCATGGCTTCGATCAGGGCCAGGCCCAGGCTGGTGTAGCGGATGGGGCTGAAAAAGAAGCGGTAGCGCGAGACGAAGTTCCCCACTTCCATGTTGGGGATTTCGCCCAGGCCACCCAGCGATTCGGCGTCCATTCCGATCAGGTCCAGGGGCACGCGCTCGCGCGCCTGCAGGAACAGATCGGCGCCCATGCGGCGGCCGCGGCGCCGCAGGTGGTTCAGCACGACGATGCCCTTGGGCATGCCGCCGTCAACGCAGATGCGGGACGGCGCGGGCACCCCGTGTTCGATCACCGCGGTGCGCGTCGCCCCGTTGTCCCAGGCGGCGCGGTTGTAATGCGTCACGTGAACCACGATGCCACGTTCGTGGCGGAACCAGTGGCGGGTGTCGGTCGGGTGGGGCAGCGGCGGGTCGTGTTCGATGTACACGCTGGGCAGGGCCAGCTGGCGCGCCGACAGCAGCGTCTCGCGTTCCTCATAGGTGGCGCGCGACTGGTACACGATGCAGTCGAAGTCCTGATCGCGCAGTGTGTCGGCCGGCGCTTCCCGCACGTTCGGTCCCCACGGGATACGGTTGCCCAGCGCGCCATAGCCGGGCGGGTTGCCCTCGCGCACGGGGATGATGAATTCGTGCGGCACGCGCGTCAGCGCGTACAGGTAATTGCCATGAACGTGCCACGTCAGAATGCGCAGCTTGCGGCGGGCACTGTTGCTAGACATGGTCGGCGACTCCTTGCGGAAGGGTGACGTGCGAGGCGGGCCAGTCCAAGGCCGGGCTCGCGGCGGCGCGGCGGCCAAGCTGACGCTGCGCCGCCCGCAGGACCTGCTCCACCGAAACGTTCAGCGCGCAGGGATGGCCGATCGGACAGGACTCGTGGGCGCAGGGCCGGCAGGGCGGGTAATCGGCCAGGACGGTATGGCGCGCGCGGTCCAGAGGCGCCCAGCGGCGCGTGTCGCTGCCGCAGGCGACCACGACGCTGCGCGTACCGACGGCCGCCGCGATGTGCGAGACGCCCGTATCGTTGCAGACGATCAGGGGGGCGCGCGCCAGCAGCGCCGCCAGGCCGCCCAGCGACGTGCGGTCCGCCAGGTCGATGGCCGCGCCGCCGGCGGCCGCGGCAACGCCCGCGGTGAGTTCGCGTTCCGCGGCGCTGCCGGTCACGGCAATGCGCCAGCCCTGGCTCGCCAGCGCGGCGGCCACGCGGCCGAAGCGCTCGGCGGGCCAGCGGCGCGAACGCAGGCGCGCGCCGGGATGGACGAAGACCGTGGCGGCCGGATCGAACCCGTAATCGCGCGCGACGCGGTCGGCTTCGGCCGCATCGGCGGCCGTCAGGGGCAGGTCCAGCGCATCATCGTCCACCGGCACGCCGAGAAAACGCATCAATGCCGTATAGCGAAGCGGTTCCGGCAAATCATCGGGCCACGGGAAAAGCCGTCCCGGCTGCGCCATCGC
The sequence above is a segment of the Bordetella genomosp. 9 genome. Coding sequences within it:
- a CDS encoding glycosyltransferase family 9 protein yields the protein MTTDGLWHPAPRRIAVFRALQLGDMLCAVPALRALRRHCPGAHITLIGLESARPFVQRFHRDIDELMLFPGIPAFPEQAARPGDLPAFYREAHARRFDLALQMHGSGSLSLAIVRALGARQHAGFVPDPAMAQPGRLFPWPDDLPEPLRYTALMRFLGVPVDDDALDLPLTAADAAEADRVARDYGFDPAATVFVHPGARLRSRRWPAERFGRVAAALASQGWRIAVTGSAAERELTAGVAAAAGGAAIDLADRTSLGGLAALLARAPLIVCNDTGVSHIAAAVGTRSVVVACGSDTRRWAPLDRARHTVLADYPPCRPCAHESCPIGHPCALNVSVEQVLRAAQRQLGRRAAASPALDWPASHVTLPQGVADHV
- a CDS encoding UDP-glucuronic acid decarboxylase family protein, yielding MTQAFPRPLRVLVTGGAGFIGSHLCKRLLDKGHTVICLDNFYTGQVQHVEPLQAHPRFTLVTHDVVDSFHAEVDRIYNLACPASPIHYQTQPVHTLRTCVVGALNMLELARKTGARILQASTSEVYGDPQVHPQRESYWGHVNPIGIRACYDEGKRCAETLFNDYARMYGVKIKVARIFNTYGPNMAPDDGRVVSNFILQALQGKPITIYGDGTQTRAFCYVDDMVDALERLMESPEDFTGPVNLGNPEELTVLEIAQRIQRLAGTDVPMEFKPLPADDPTQRCPDISLAARELGWAPCVPVDEGLRHTIRYFRRLAEAHPRNASRFPLKGAAPADRAEAPPTERVGAAP
- a CDS encoding glycosyltransferase family 4 protein, with the protein product MSSNSARRKLRILTWHVHGNYLYALTRVPHEFIIPVREGNPPGYGALGNRIPWGPNVREAPADTLRDQDFDCIVYQSRATYEERETLLSARQLALPSVYIEHDPPLPHPTDTRHWFRHERGIVVHVTHYNRAAWDNGATRTAVIEHGVPAPSRICVDGGMPKGIVVLNHLRRRGRRMGADLFLQARERVPLDLIGMDAESLGGLGEIPNMEVGNFVSRYRFFFSPIRYTSLGLALIEAMMAGVPVVGFAATELARVIVNGRNGYIDTDPDRLIAVMQELIADPGLAAAWGAEARKTALERYGMDRFIADWQALFSRLMGDQE